One genomic region from Cucumis melo cultivar AY chromosome 9, USDA_Cmelo_AY_1.0, whole genome shotgun sequence encodes:
- the LOC103499283 gene encoding FCS-Like Zinc finger 6-like, with the protein MLSPRNNRRHSDEFPWSSHHLRACCLCQRRLLAGRDIYMYKGESAFCSAECRQQQMNQDEAKEKCLTASKKGSTAIASAPTTVTKVSAINGETVAAV; encoded by the exons ATGCTCTCCCCCAGAAACAATCGAAGGCATTCCGATGAGTTTCCCTGGTCTTCTCACCACCTCCGTGCTTGCTGCCTCTGCCAACGCCGCCTCCTCGCCGGCCGAGATATTTACATGTACAA GGGAGAAAGCGCTTTTTGTAGTGCAGAGTGCCGGCAACAGCAGATGAATCAAGACGAGGCTAAGGAGAAATGTTTGACGGCGTCGAAGAAAGGATCGACGGCAATCGCATCGGCTCCGACCACCGTGACAAAAGTCTCTGCTATTAATGGTGAGACTGTAGCCGCCGTGTAG